One part of the Tolypothrix sp. NIES-4075 genome encodes these proteins:
- a CDS encoding caspase family protein, whose translation MKRRTFLQRIGFILAALGVTEAGWLSLGNRYYQALAQPSRRKLALLIGINKYPQNLALGGCLTDVELQKELLIYRFGFQESDILTLTDEQATREKIESAFLDHLVEDAKASDVIVFHFSGYGSRIKLNAAEESLVNTLIPFDGTYISENNQIVNCLLEETLMLLWRQLPAQVTAILDTSYHAPITAPSTASRIRAYQMPAKAEFATAELDFQKELKSKSISDRPLGLLLGATSNPKELAREILLSGFSVGLFTYALTQYLWEATPATTIIHTLSQVGSSIRQLDGKQQPALLNSKENQSKLLSDNFVTESIIGAQGVITATEEDGKTVQVWLGGIPLQVLEYYGVNSRLSLVSKDANIQIVLRSRNGLTAKAQIFNETKTATPIKVGQLVQEEERVLPKNINLSVALDTKLERIERVDATSGFATISHVSSVIAGEQPADYVFGKLPETKLSDSPGSPSRYGLFSLSCELIPNTAGEDGEAAKVAVQRLGRRLQTLLAAKLWRLTENEGSSRLAVKASLEIISGITPRSVMQRETVRVTATSKKLLSSEGGYVPSVSVGSRMQYRVENLNDRPIYLMLLGLNSSRTAIAFYPTSRSQELNAETKPPLKEIVIAPGEIITLPKSATNSEWVIPGSADEYEHQLIFSTAPFTQTLAAVQAAKYSTADKQPIIELSKPLEVAQALLQDLHNASAAKETTSQSTDFYAFDVNNWASLSFIFQVV comes from the coding sequence ATGAAGCGACGAACGTTTTTACAACGGATTGGCTTTATACTCGCAGCGTTGGGAGTGACTGAGGCTGGGTGGTTGTCCTTAGGTAATCGTTATTACCAAGCTTTGGCACAACCCAGCCGGCGTAAACTAGCGTTATTGATCGGCATCAATAAATATCCCCAAAATTTAGCACTTGGGGGCTGTTTAACTGATGTCGAACTGCAAAAAGAACTTTTGATTTACCGCTTTGGCTTTCAAGAGTCAGATATTTTGACTTTGACTGATGAACAAGCTACTAGAGAAAAAATTGAAAGTGCTTTTTTAGACCATCTGGTTGAGGATGCTAAAGCATCGGATGTAATTGTATTTCACTTTAGCGGTTATGGCAGCCGCATTAAATTAAACGCAGCAGAAGAATCCCTGGTAAACACCCTCATTCCCTTTGATGGAACTTACATATCAGAAAATAACCAAATAGTCAATTGTTTATTAGAAGAAACATTGATGTTATTGTGGCGACAGCTTCCCGCACAAGTAACAGCAATACTCGATACAAGCTATCATGCGCCAATAACAGCTCCTTCAACAGCTTCGCGAATTCGCGCCTACCAAATGCCAGCAAAAGCCGAATTCGCAACAGCAGAACTCGACTTTCAAAAAGAACTTAAAAGCAAAAGTATAAGCGATCGCCCTCTTGGGCTGCTGCTAGGAGCCACCTCGAACCCCAAAGAGTTGGCGAGGGAAATACTATTATCTGGTTTCAGCGTAGGATTATTTACCTACGCTTTAACGCAGTATTTGTGGGAAGCAACTCCAGCAACGACAATTATTCACACTTTGTCGCAAGTGGGAAGTTCCATACGCCAACTCGATGGTAAACAGCAGCCAGCATTATTAAATAGCAAAGAAAATCAATCAAAGTTACTGAGCGATAATTTTGTTACAGAAAGCATCATTGGTGCCCAAGGAGTAATTACAGCAACAGAAGAGGATGGTAAAACAGTCCAAGTGTGGTTAGGCGGAATACCTTTACAAGTGCTGGAGTATTATGGAGTAAATTCGCGACTAAGTTTAGTGAGCAAAGATGCGAATATACAAATAGTATTGCGATCGCGTAACGGATTAACCGCAAAAGCGCAAATCTTCAACGAAACTAAAACTGCAACTCCCATTAAAGTCGGGCAATTAGTCCAAGAAGAAGAGCGAGTTTTACCCAAAAATATTAACTTAAGCGTTGCTCTAGATACTAAACTAGAAAGAATTGAGCGCGTAGATGCTACAAGTGGTTTTGCGACGATTTCTCACGTCTCTAGTGTAATTGCAGGAGAACAACCAGCCGATTATGTATTTGGTAAATTACCAGAAACAAAACTTTCTGATTCACCAGGATCTCCCAGTCGCTACGGTTTATTTTCTCTCTCCTGCGAATTGATTCCCAACACCGCAGGAGAAGACGGAGAAGCGGCGAAAGTTGCAGTACAACGCTTAGGACGAAGATTGCAAACTTTGCTAGCGGCGAAATTATGGCGACTGACAGAAAATGAAGGTTCTTCTCGGTTGGCAGTCAAAGCTAGTTTAGAGATAATTAGCGGTATTACGCCTCGCTCTGTCATGCAACGCGAAACAGTGCGAGTGACTGCAACGAGTAAAAAATTACTCAGCAGCGAAGGCGGATATGTTCCCTCCGTATCAGTAGGTAGCCGGATGCAATACCGCGTGGAAAATTTGAACGATCGCCCGATATATTTGATGCTGCTAGGATTAAATAGTAGTAGGACAGCGATCGCATTTTACCCGACTTCCCGCAGTCAAGAACTTAACGCCGAAACAAAACCACCCCTCAAAGAAATCGTCATCGCTCCTGGTGAAATTATCACCTTACCAAAAAGTGCCACTAATTCCGAATGGGTGATTCCCGGTTCCGCTGATGAATACGAACACCAACTAATTTTTAGCACCGCACCCTTCACCCAAACCCTCGCTGCCGTTCAAGCTGCTAAATATTCCACCGCAGATAAACAACCCATAATCGAATTGTCGAAACCCTTAGAAGTAGCCCAAGCCCTTTTGCAAGACTTACACAACGCCAGCGCAGCGAAGGAGACAACCAGCCAAAGTACCGATTTTTACGCCTTTGATGTGAATAATTGGGCAAGTCTCAGCTTTATTTTTCAAGTGGTTTAA
- a CDS encoding S-methyl-5'-thioadenosine phosphorylase, with translation MAQAKIGIIGGSGLYKMDALKDVEEVHVDTPFGSPSDALILGTLDGTQVAFLARHGRNHTLLPSELPFRANIYAMKQLGVEYLISASAVGSLKEEAKPLDMVVPDQFIDRTKNRVSTFFGEGIVAHIAFSDPICGNLAGVLGDAIASLNLPNVSLHRGGTYVCMEGPAFSTKAESHLYRSWGATVIGMTNLPEAKLAKEAEIAYATLALVTDYDCWHSDHDSVTVEMVIANLQRNAVNAQKVIQETVRRLSENPPHSDAHSALKYAILTDLEKAPAVTKEKLRLLLQKYL, from the coding sequence ATGGCTCAAGCAAAGATTGGGATTATTGGTGGCAGCGGTTTATACAAGATGGATGCGCTCAAAGATGTAGAGGAGGTGCATGTTGATACACCATTTGGTTCACCTTCTGATGCTTTGATTTTGGGAACTTTGGACGGGACGCAGGTAGCTTTTTTAGCGCGTCACGGTCGCAATCATACGCTTTTGCCTTCGGAGTTGCCGTTTCGTGCGAATATCTATGCGATGAAGCAACTAGGTGTAGAGTATTTAATTTCCGCTAGTGCGGTGGGTTCGTTGAAGGAAGAAGCTAAACCACTGGATATGGTGGTTCCGGATCAGTTTATCGATCGAACCAAAAATCGGGTTTCGACTTTCTTCGGGGAAGGAATTGTGGCTCATATTGCTTTTTCCGATCCGATTTGTGGAAATTTGGCTGGAGTTTTGGGGGATGCGATCGCTTCTCTTAATTTACCAAATGTAAGTCTGCATCGCGGTGGCACTTATGTGTGTATGGAAGGACCAGCATTTTCAACTAAGGCAGAATCCCATCTTTACCGCAGTTGGGGTGCAACGGTAATCGGAATGACGAATTTACCAGAAGCGAAGTTAGCAAAGGAAGCAGAAATTGCTTATGCAACTCTAGCGCTAGTAACAGATTATGATTGCTGGCACTCAGATCATGATAGTGTGACAGTGGAAATGGTGATTGCAAATTTGCAGCGGAATGCAGTAAATGCTCAAAAGGTAATTCAAGAAACTGTGCGTCGTTTAAGTGAAAATCCACCGCATAGTGATGCTCATTCTGCCTTGAAGTATGCAATTTTGACGGATTTGGAAAAAGCGCCGGCGGTGACAAAGGAGAAGTTGAGGTTGTTGTTGCAGAAGTATTTGTAG